A single genomic interval of Gossypium raimondii isolate GPD5lz chromosome 11, ASM2569854v1, whole genome shotgun sequence harbors:
- the LOC105761564 gene encoding transcription factor MYBC1 isoform X1, which produces MREIEDSSNLFGKWEEELPSPEELMPLSQTLITPHLALAFDISNPNHRQRKHPPPPPPPPAEFAGDSGDLGSGAGGDEPARTLKRPRLVWTPQLHKRFVDAVAHLGIKNAVPKTIMQLMSVDGLTRENVASHLQKYRLYLKRMQGSGGGGANGGAASDPATDHLFASSPVPPHFLHPSKGSSEPFAPFVSVPGLQHHHYQQQQHQLAAAAAVGHPHLLTQYQKQIGHFGSSPNGQLEHPFLAKQPPPSIRRMGGTPSHNQVPNNYVEDLESANGNGGMKVLTLFPPRDD; this is translated from the coding sequence ATGAGAGAAATTGAGGATTCCTCCAATTTGTTTGGAAAATGGGAAGAAGAGCTGCCGTCGCCGGAGGAGCTTATGCCTCTTTCACAAACCCTAATTACCCCTCACCTTGCCCTTGCTTTCGACATCTCGAATCCAAACCACCGTCAACGGAAACAcccgccgccgccgccgcctCCCCCGGCTGAATTCGCCGGTGATTCCGGGGACTTGGGATCCGGAGCGGGCGGTGACGAGCCGGCGCGAACACTCAAACGGCCTCGGCTCGTCTGGACCCCGCAGCTCCACAAGCGATTCGTTGACGCCGTGGCTCATTTAGGGATCAAAAACGCCGTCCCAAAGACCATAATGCAGTTGATGAGTGTTGATGGGTTGACCAGAGAGAACGTCGCTAGTCATTTACAGAAATATCGCCTCTATTTGAAGAGAATGCAAGGGTCCGGCGGTGGTGGTGCAAACGGCGGTGCTGCGTCTGATCCGGCGACTGACCATTTGTTTGCCAGTTCACCCGTTCCTCCTCACTTCCTTCATCCTAGTAAAGGTAGCTCAGAGCCTTTCGCCCCATTTGTATCAGTTCCAGGACTACAACACCATCATTACCAACAACAGCAACACCAGCTAGCGGCGGCCGCCGCAGTCGGGCATCCACATTTGCTAACTCAGTATCAAAAGCAGATAGGGCATTTTGGGTCATCACCAAATGGTCAATTGGAGCATCCCTTCTTAGCCAAGCAACCACCACCATCAATCCGTAGAATGGGAGGTACACCCTCACACAATCAAGTACCAAATAATTATGTTGAAGATTTGGAATCTGCCAATGGCAATGGTGGAATGAAGGTATTAACTTTATTTCCACCAAGGGATGactga
- the LOC105761564 gene encoding transcription factor MYBC1 isoform X2, producing MREIEDSSNLFGKWEEELPSPEELMPLSQTLITPHLALAFDISNPNHRQRKHPPPPPPPPAEFAGDSGDLGSGAGGDEPARTLKRPRLVWTPQLHKRFVDAVAHLGIKNAVPKTIMQLMSVDGLTRENVASHLQKYRLYLKRMQGSGGGGANGGAASDPATDHLFASSPVPPHFLHPSKGSSEPFAPFVSVPGLQHHHYQQQQHQLAAAAAVGHPHLLTQYQKQIGHFGSSPNGQLEHPFLAKQPPPSIRRMGGTPSHNQVPNNYVEDLESANGNGGMKGL from the exons ATGAGAGAAATTGAGGATTCCTCCAATTTGTTTGGAAAATGGGAAGAAGAGCTGCCGTCGCCGGAGGAGCTTATGCCTCTTTCACAAACCCTAATTACCCCTCACCTTGCCCTTGCTTTCGACATCTCGAATCCAAACCACCGTCAACGGAAACAcccgccgccgccgccgcctCCCCCGGCTGAATTCGCCGGTGATTCCGGGGACTTGGGATCCGGAGCGGGCGGTGACGAGCCGGCGCGAACACTCAAACGGCCTCGGCTCGTCTGGACCCCGCAGCTCCACAAGCGATTCGTTGACGCCGTGGCTCATTTAGGGATCAAAAACGCCGTCCCAAAGACCATAATGCAGTTGATGAGTGTTGATGGGTTGACCAGAGAGAACGTCGCTAGTCATTTACAGAAATATCGCCTCTATTTGAAGAGAATGCAAGGGTCCGGCGGTGGTGGTGCAAACGGCGGTGCTGCGTCTGATCCGGCGACTGACCATTTGTTTGCCAGTTCACCCGTTCCTCCTCACTTCCTTCATCCTAGTAAAGGTAGCTCAGAGCCTTTCGCCCCATTTGTATCAGTTCCAGGACTACAACACCATCATTACCAACAACAGCAACACCAGCTAGCGGCGGCCGCCGCAGTCGGGCATCCACATTTGCTAACTCAGTATCAAAAGCAGATAGGGCATTTTGGGTCATCACCAAATGGTCAATTGGAGCATCCCTTCTTAGCCAAGCAACCACCACCATCAATCCGTAGAATGGGAGGTACACCCTCACACAATCAAGTACCAAATAATTATGTTGAAGATTTGGAATCTGCCAATGGCAATGGTGGAATGAAG GGTCTTTGA
- the LOC105761563 gene encoding uncharacterized protein LOC105761563, which translates to MEDHFHNENPVPHVLLHEQEIATQKIIQAQSQREAAAGPPCKDGTDLFSERPDPNALKEHLLKMASEHRAELASKRGKPNPPEQGNIDIGNGYGVPGGGSYSYGTPGNLGHVNNDTSEKNSEAASKDLPEYLKQKLKARGILKAGLTKHDLSRTDKNLETDAPQLMETAKLPPGWVEAKDPSTGVSYYYNESKGKSQWERPVETSSSTHFPFATRHVEDWVEAVDETTGRKYYYNTKTNISQWECPDVLKPFASQHPGSRVSENTVNENSTVWSSNLDKCFGCGGWGVSLVQAWGYCNHCTRVLNLPQAQSLPTTLGYQQHNSDENKASKPRSGGRPPSGKGNRKDFGKRKHSYNDDDELDPMDPSSYSDAPRGGWIVGLKGVQPRAADTTATGPLFQQRPYPSPGAVLRKNAEIASQTKKSSSHWTPVSKKGDGSDGLGDAD; encoded by the exons ATGGAAGACCATTTTCACAATGAAAATCCAGTACCTCATGTCCTTCTCCACGAACAA GAAATCGCCACCCAGAAAATTATCCAGGCTCAGAGCCAGAG AGAGGCAGCTGCCGGACCTCCGTGCAAGGATGGTACGGACCTTTTCTCGGAACGGCCTGATCCCAATGCTTTGAAA GAGCATCTACTGAAAATGGCTTCAGAGCATCGTGCCGAACTAGCTTCTAAGCGTGGCAAGCCTAACCCTCCTGAACAAG GTAACATAGACATTGGAAATGGGTATGGTGTACCAGGTGGAGGTTCTTATAGCTATGGCACTCCAG GAAATTTGGGACATGTAAATAATGATACAAGTGAGAAAAATTCTGAGGCTGCATCTAAGGACTTGCCTGAGTACCTTAAGCAAAAGTTGAAAGCTAGGGGAATTCTAAAAGCTGGTTTAACAAAACATGACCTATCAAGAACCGATAAG AATTTGGAGACTGATGCACCTCAGCTTATGGAAACTGCGAAGTTGCCTCCTGGATGG GTGGAAGCAAAAGATCCCTCCACAGGTgtttcatattattataatgaaaGTAAAGGAAAGAGTCAGTGGGAAAGACCCGTAGAAACATCTTCGAGTACTCATTTCCCATTCGCTACAAGACATGTGGAAGATTGGGTGGAAGCAGTAGATGAAACAACAG GGCGCAAATATTATTACAATACAAAGACCAATATATCTCAATGGGAGTGCCCTGATGTATTAAAGCCGTTTGCATCACAGCATCCTGGAAGCAGGGTTTCTGAAAATACTGTTAATGAGAATTCGACTGTGTGGTCATCAAACTTGGACAAATGCTTTGGTTGTGGAGGTTGGGGAGTTAGCCTGGTGCAAGCTTGGGGTTACTGCAATCATTGCACACG AGTTCTCAATCTGCCACAGGCCCAGAGTTTGCCAACGACTTTGGGTTACCAGCAGCATAATAGCGATGAGAATAAGGCTTCTAAGCCAAG ATCCGGAGGGAGACCGCCCTCAGGAAAAGGAAACAGAAAAGACTTCGGGAAAAGGAAGCATTCCTACAACGATGATGATGAGCTGGACCCAATGGATCCAAGCTCATACTCCGATGCTCCTCGTGGTGGTTG GATTGTTGGGCTGAAAGGAGTACAGCCACGAGCAGCTGATACCACCGCCACG GGTCCTCTGTTTCAACAACGTCCATATCCATCACCTGGAGCCGTATTACGGAAGAACGCAGAAATAGCTTCACAAACAAAGAAATCAAGCTCACATTGGACACCCGTATCAAAGAAAGGGGATGGGAGTGATGGCCTTGGTGATGCAGACTAA
- the LOC105761565 gene encoding uncharacterized protein LOC105761565 has protein sequence MDLTSTTTTTTTAAAVSGPVNDKELAVDPFLVEALQNPRHRLTILRMELDIQRFVQSSEQQQFEFQHFPTSYLRLAAHRVAQHYGLVTMVYDNGLDGLGNRIVAKKAGEIKWPGVCLSEIPAKNSENDKPEHVKIAIKPRPNNGSVNEANQIGIKRSPVRSVEERKEEYDRARARIFSSPSTPDSDDSSPQNSVDGKNESLIRDEFENYRSSMVDPEKNMTVRDGTSRVAIFRDREKDRTDPDYDRNYQRYVRSIPCNQSVGVAPYNMQKIQLPFMQYDSAFPQLGQIANTQAPLGYGVPSRPAVSPFCELGLNPTSRDGAYMQWPSANMMFSHSYDQFMHAVFQAPFVHQPPLSYDYSMNG, from the exons ATGGATTTGACTTCAACAACGACGACAACGACGACGGCAGCCGCCGTGTCCGGACCTGTTAACGACAAAGAATTAGCTGTCGATCCTTTCTTGGTTGAGGCTCTTCAAAATCCTCGTCATCGTCTCACCA TCTTGCGGATGGAACTTGATATCCAGAGGTTTGTGCAAAGTTCGGAGCAGCAGCAATTTGAGTTCCAACATTTTCCCACTTCTTATCTTCGGCTTGCTGCACATCGTGTTGCTCAACATTATGGGCTGGTAACTATGGTTTATGATAATGGTTTAGATGGCCTAGGAAACAGAATCGTGGCGAAGAAAGCAGGGGAAATCAAATGGCCTGGTGTTTGTTTGTCTGAAATTCCTGCCAAAAACTCGGAAAATGATAAACCAGAGCACGTTAAAATTGCTATTAAGCCTAGGCCAAATAATGGATCTGTAAATGAAGCTAATCAAATCGGCATCAAAAGAAGTCCTGTGAGAAGTGTTGAAGAGAGGAAGGAAGAGTATGACAGAGCACGGGCACGTATTTTCAGTAGTCCTAGTACTCCTGATTCTGACGATTCTTCACCTCAGAACTCTGTTGATGGAAAAAATGAATCTCTTATCAGAGATGAGTTTGAAAATTACCGGAGCTCCATGGTTGATCCAGAGAAAAATATGACTGTCCGAGATGGTACATCTCGAGTAGCCATTTTCAGAGACAGAGAGAAGGATCGTACTGACCCGGATTATGACAGGAATTATCAAAG GTACGTCAGAAGCATTCCATGTAACCAGAGCGTCGGTGTGGCTCCTTACAATATGCAGAAGATTCAACTTCCATTCATGCAGTATGATTCTGCTTTTCCTCAGTTGGGTCAGATTGCAAATACACAAGCTCCCCTCGGTTATGGTGTTCCTTCGAGGCCAGCTGTGAGTCCGTTTTGTGAGCTGGGATTGAATCCAACTTCTAGGGATGGTGCTTACATGCAGTGGCCAAGTGCTAATATGATGTTTTCCCATTCATATGATCAGTTTATGCATGCTGTATTTCAG GCTCCGTTTGTCCACCAACCACCTCTGAGCTACGATTATTCGATGAACGGTTAA
- the LOC105761566 gene encoding G2/mitotic-specific cyclin S13-7, protein MASRPIVPQQPRGEAVVHKQTKKNVAAGDGKSRRALGDIGNVVNVRAVADGKPAQIQTHRPLTRSFCAQLLANAQAAAVAENNKKNVCVNVEKAPAAAAVPPKRSVAAPAAAPPKAVQKKPTAKPASPPVEVTEISPDVEEILEVKEKKEKKDKAEVINNNKKVTQKEGSPKKKHTFSSALTARSKAAAHGISNKPKEDIVDIDGADTDNHLAGVEYVDEIYKFYKSAEHESMPNDYMHLQTDINEKMRAILIDWLIDVHQKFELSPEALYLTINLIDRFLSVKVVPRRELQLLGMSAMLISTKYEEIWPPEVNDLVCIADRAYTHEQILIMEKTILGRLEWTLTVPTHYVFLARFIKASIPDPKMENMVYFLAELGIMHYETIRYCPSMVAASAVYAARCTLKKTPAWTDTLKFHTGYTEQQLMECAKLMACFHSKAVDSRLQVVYRKYSSSLRGAVALIPACQNLLSGVVSSA, encoded by the exons ATGGCTTCAAGACCTATTGTTCCTCAACAACCCAGGG GCGAGGCCGTAGTTCACAAGCAGACGAAGAAAAACGTGGCGGCCGGAGATGGGAAGAGCCGCCGTGCGTTGGGGGATATCGGGAATGTGGTGAACGTAAGAGCAGTGGCCGATGGTAAACCGGCTCAGATTCAGACTCATCGTCCCCTCACTAGGTCCTTTTGCGCACAGTTACTCGCCAATGCACAAGCCGCCGCCGTGGCTGAGAATAACAag AAAAACGTATGTGTTAATGTGGAAAAAGCTCCGGCCGCCGCGGCCGTGCCGCCTAAAAGAAGTGTTGCTGCTCCTGCTGCTGCACCACCAAAGGCTGTTCAAAAGAAACCGACCGCCAAACCCGCCTCCCCGCCGGTGGAAGTGACCGAAATCAGCCCCGATGTCGAAGAAATTCTGGAAGTGAAggagaaaaaggagaagaaagacAAGGCTGAAGTGATTAACAACAATAAGAAAGTAACTCAAAAAGAGGGTTCACCCAAGAAAAAACATACTTTTTCTTCAGCCCTTACTGCAAGAAGCAAG GCTGCTGCTCATGGAATATCTAACAAGCCAAAGGAAGACATTGTTGATATCGATGGAGCAGATACTGATAATCATTTGGCTGGTGTTGAATATGTTGATGAAATCTACAAGTTCTATAAATCAGCTGAG CATGAGAGCATGCCAAATGATTATATGCACTTGCAAACTGATATCAATGAGAAAATGAGAGCTATTCTCATTGATTGGCTAATTGATGTTCATCAAAAATTCGAGCTTTCACCCGAAGCTCTTTATCTTACGATCAACTTGATCGATCGCTTCCTTTCAGTGAAAGTCGTCCCGAGGAGAGAACTACAACTTTTAGGCATGAGTGCTATGCTTATTTCTACCAAATATGAAGAAATTTGGCCACCTGAGGTCAACGATCTTGTATGCATTGCAGACAGGGCTTACACACATGAACAGATCCTCATAATGGAGAAAACGATATTGGGACGATTGGAATGGACTTTAACGGTGCCTACACATTACGTGTTCTTAGCACGGTTCATCAAAGCATCGATCCCTGACCCGAAGATGGAAAACATGGTGTATTTCTTAGCTGAGTTGGGGATAATGCATTACGAGACCATTAGGTATTGTCCGTCGATGGTGGCTGCTTCGGCTGTGTATGCCGCACGGTGCACCTTGAAGAAGACACCAGCTTGGACAGACACCCTCAAGTTCCACACCGGGTATACGGAACAGCAGCTGATGGAATGTGCTAAGTTGATGGCTTGTTTCCATTCCAAGGCTGTTGATAGTAGGCTTCAAGTTGTGTATAGGAAGTACTCGAGTTCGCTACGTGGAGCGGTCGCGTTGATTCCGGCATGCCAGAATCTGTTATCCGGTGTTGTTTCTTCAGCTTag